One Thermoplasmata archaeon genomic window, TCAAGCGGGCCGCGCTCGACTACGGGAAGTCCGACCTGCTCTACGTGCCGTCCAAACGCAAGGAGGAGCGCATCGCGATCATCGGTGCCGGTCCGGCCGGGCTGATGGCGGCCTGGGACCTCGCCGTGCGGGGCCACCCCGTCACGGTCTTCGAGCACGAACCGTTCCTGGGTGGACAGATCAACACCATCCCGCGCTATCATCTCGACCCGGACGATCTCGACACCGACCTCGCACGCTGGAAGAACCTCGACATCACCTTCGTCGTCGGCAAGCGCGCCGGCGTCGACTACACGCCCAAGAGCCTGCTCGACGACGGCTTCGAGGCCGTGCTGGTCTCCATCGGCGCCTCCAAGGCCCGCGAGCTCGGCGTGCCCGGTGAGGAGTTGCCCGGGGTCTACCACGCGCTGCCGTTCCTCCTCGCGATGAACAAGCGGCCGGAGGGGCTCTTCGGCCGGACCGGGCGCCGGATCGTCGTGATCGGCGCGGGGGACGTGGCGCTAGATGCCGCCCGCTCCGCGCGTCGGCTCTCCGGCGGCGGCGAAGTGCTGCTCGTCTACCGTCGCGGCCCCGAGGACATGAAGGCCACCGAGGAGGAGAAGACCGGAGGTGAGATCGAGGGGGTCCGATATGTCTTCTTCCGGGCCCCGAAGGTCATTCTGGGCACCGAGCGCGTCGAGGGCCTCGTCGTGGAGCGCACCGAGCGGGGACCCCCGGACGCCCACGGACGCCGCACCCTCGTGACGGTGCCGAACTCCGAGGAGACGATCCCCTGCGACATGATCATCGTCGCGGTCGGCGAAGTGGCGGACGTCTCGGGCTTCGATCCCGCCTACGACTTCAAGTTCGCGTCGATGGGCTGGCCGGAGGGGAAGCGCGAGGGCTGGATGACCGACGTCGACGGCGTGTTCGCCACGGGCGGGCGCTCCGTCGTGCACGCCATGGCCGCCGGCGAGCGCGCCGCGGCGGCGATCGATGTCTATCTCGCCCGCAAGCACGGTCGCGCGCCCGAGCCCCGACCGGACCCGTTCGGCGGACCGACCCCGCCCCCCCCTCCCCCGGGCTACGGGGGCGCGACCTGGACCCCCTGAGCCCTCGTCGGACGGTCCGCCCCCGACCGGGCCGCGTGCCGCTCGACCGGACTCGACGGACGGCGTACCCGCGTCCGCAGTGCGCACCGCGCGGGGCGCGGGTGGAGCTTATATCGAATTCGACTCATAACTCAACATGCCTCGGGAGGCCGGACCCCGGCCCGGACGGATCCTCGGGTTCTACGCGATCGCGGTCATGGACCGGGAGGGTCCCATCTACGGGTACCAGCTGGCCGAGCGGATCGCGCAGCGCACCGACGGGGCGTGGCGACCGGGCCCGGGCGCCATCTACCCGGCGCTGCAGGCGCTCACCGAGCGAGGCCTCGCCCGGGCGAGCCGGAGGGAGCGCCGCCGCCTCTACACGATCACTCCGGCCGGCCGTCGCTGGCTCGCTCGCGTCCGCCGGCACTGGATGGTCGGCGGGGGGACCGGGCCGGACCTCAGCCGTCTGTGGGCCGAAGTCGCCGGCGCCGCCGACCCGGGCCAGCATCTCGCGCGTCGCCTCCATCGACAGCTCGAGTCGCTCGCGTCGATGCTCGAGGGCGATCCGGCGGCCCGGGCCGGCACGGGACTCCTGATCGATCAGGTCGTGGCGGAGCTCGACGCCGCCCGCGCCCGGCTCGGCGCGCTGCCGACCGCGCGGCCCGCGGCGGCCCGCCGACGCGGGAGGTCGCGGTGAGCGAGAACGCGATCGTCGTCGAGGGGCTGAGCAAGCGCTACGGCTCCGCCAGCCGGGGCGTCCTCGCGCTCGACGACGTCAGCTTGACGATCCCCGCCGGCACGGTCTTCGGATTGTTGGGCCCGAACGGCGCGGGCAAGACGACCCTGATCAAGGTCCTCACCGGCATCAGCGACATGACGAAGGGCCGCGCGACGGTCGCCGGATACGACGTGCGGACCCAGTCCCTGAAGGTGCGCGCCCGCATCGGCTGGGTCGCGGCGGAGGTGATCCTCGACGACGACTTCACCGCCCGGGAGAACCTCTGGCTCCAGGCCAAGCTGCAGGACCTCACGGACTGGGAGCCCCGCGCGGACCTCCTCCTGCGCTACTTCGACCTGAACGCTCGGGCCGACGACAAGGTCAGCGGGTTCTCGACCGGCATGCGCAAGAAGCTGGAGATCGCGCTCGCGCTGCTCCACCAGCCCTCGGTGATCTTCATGGACGAGCCGACGATCGGGCTCGACGTCAACACCCGGCGGATGCTCTGGGACATCGTGACCGGCGTCCACAAGGAGTTCGGCGTCACGGTGCTCCTGACCACGCATTACATCGAGGAGGCGGAAGCCCTCTGTGACCGCGTCGCGATCATCGATCGCGGCAAGGTCATCGCGGTCGGGACCCCGGCCGAGCTCAAGGCCCGGGTGCGGGCGGACGTCGTCCGCCTCGAGACCTCCGAGCCGCTCGACGTCGCCCGGGTGAGCGCGCTCGAGGGCGTGCAGGAGGTGCGACCCGAGGGCAACGATTGGCTGATCCGGGTGGGCTCGGCCGCGACGTTCCTGCCGGCACTGCTCGGCAGCGTGCGGACCGAGACGGTGCGGCGGATCACCGTCGAGGGCCCGAGCCTCGAGACCGTGTTCCTCGACCTGACGGGGCGGCGCATCGGGGCCGAGGAGCCGATGCGCGACGTCCGGCAGTTCTACGCGCAGATGCGGAGGGCGCGGCAGTGATCAGCCAGTTCTGGGGGCTCTACGCCCGCGAGATCCTGCGCACGTTCCGCAACCCGTTCGTCCTCGTGATCACGGTCGTGCAGCCGTTCATGTGGCTCGCCTTCTTCGGCTCGAGCTTCGCCAACGCCCCGCCGGAGTTCCTCAAGTCCTTCGTGGGCGCGAACAACTACATCGCGTTCCTGCTGCCGGGCACGCTGTCGACCTCGATGCTCTCGGTCGGGATGTTCGGTTCGATGAGCACGATCCAGGACAAGCGCTTCGGTTTCATGAAGCGCATCCTGATCACGCCGACGTCCAAGGGCGTCATCTTCATGTCGAAGGCGCTCGGCGGGGCGACGCGGGGGCTCGTGCAGTTCCCGATCATGATCGTCGCGGCGACGGTCTTCGGCGTCTCCTTCCACCTCTCGCCGATCGAGTGGGCGGCCTGGATCGTCGGGCTGTTCTCGCTGGCGATCGGCTTCGCGAGCCTGTTCCTCGCGGTCACGGCGTCCTCGACCGACTGGCAGACGCCGGGCGTCGTCTCGAACTTCATCACGATGCCGCTGATGTTCGCGAGCACCGCGCTGTTCAGCGGGGCGTTCTTCCCCAGCTGGATGATCGCGATCTCGAACGTGAACCCGATCACGTTCTCGGCGCTGCTCGGGCGGGCGTTCGTGCTCGGCACCGCCGTGCCGTGGATCAACCTCGGCTACCTGGTCGCCTTCGCGACGATCCTGCTCGTGGCCGGATATCTCGTCTCGTCGCGCTGGCTGAAGGTCGACTAGCGCGTCGCCCGGCCGGGCGCGGCCCGTCCGCGTTCGAGCGGGGTCGACGCGCGGCCCGACAGGGACCGGTGACTAGGGCGCCGCGGCGACCGAGAAGTCCGTGCCCTCCCAGCGATCCTGGTTCGGCCAGTAGAACGTGAAGCGCCAGGCCCGTCCGCCGCGTTCCAGCGGCGCGAGGTCGACGTAGTGGAGATCGAGCCCCGTGTCGATCGAGTCGAGGTCCTCGGTGCTGGCCCACCCGTCGCGGCTCGCATGGAGTCGGAACGCCCGC contains:
- a CDS encoding FAD-dependent oxidoreductase — translated: MDRYERVPIREETRDQRVERFALIDEPYTLEEAVLEGQRCLQCAMPYCVQGCPITQDARGYNILVGERDLDGAARLVLRENPLATVLCKTCYHFCEDDCIMTGKGVPIAIRHLKRAALDYGKSDLLYVPSKRKEERIAIIGAGPAGLMAAWDLAVRGHPVTVFEHEPFLGGQINTIPRYHLDPDDLDTDLARWKNLDITFVVGKRAGVDYTPKSLLDDGFEAVLVSIGASKARELGVPGEELPGVYHALPFLLAMNKRPEGLFGRTGRRIVVIGAGDVALDAARSARRLSGGGEVLLVYRRGPEDMKATEEEKTGGEIEGVRYVFFRAPKVILGTERVEGLVVERTERGPPDAHGRRTLVTVPNSEETIPCDMIIVAVGEVADVSGFDPAYDFKFASMGWPEGKREGWMTDVDGVFATGGRSVVHAMAAGERAAAAIDVYLARKHGRAPEPRPDPFGGPTPPPPPPGYGGATWTP
- a CDS encoding PadR family transcriptional regulator, which encodes MPREAGPRPGRILGFYAIAVMDREGPIYGYQLAERIAQRTDGAWRPGPGAIYPALQALTERGLARASRRERRRLYTITPAGRRWLARVRRHWMVGGGTGPDLSRLWAEVAGAADPGQHLARRLHRQLESLASMLEGDPAARAGTGLLIDQVVAELDAARARLGALPTARPAAARRRGRSR
- a CDS encoding ABC transporter ATP-binding protein, with amino-acid sequence MSENAIVVEGLSKRYGSASRGVLALDDVSLTIPAGTVFGLLGPNGAGKTTLIKVLTGISDMTKGRATVAGYDVRTQSLKVRARIGWVAAEVILDDDFTARENLWLQAKLQDLTDWEPRADLLLRYFDLNARADDKVSGFSTGMRKKLEIALALLHQPSVIFMDEPTIGLDVNTRRMLWDIVTGVHKEFGVTVLLTTHYIEEAEALCDRVAIIDRGKVIAVGTPAELKARVRADVVRLETSEPLDVARVSALEGVQEVRPEGNDWLIRVGSAATFLPALLGSVRTETVRRITVEGPSLETVFLDLTGRRIGAEEPMRDVRQFYAQMRRARQ
- a CDS encoding ABC transporter permease, coding for MISQFWGLYAREILRTFRNPFVLVITVVQPFMWLAFFGSSFANAPPEFLKSFVGANNYIAFLLPGTLSTSMLSVGMFGSMSTIQDKRFGFMKRILITPTSKGVIFMSKALGGATRGLVQFPIMIVAATVFGVSFHLSPIEWAAWIVGLFSLAIGFASLFLAVTASSTDWQTPGVVSNFITMPLMFASTALFSGAFFPSWMIAISNVNPITFSALLGRAFVLGTAVPWINLGYLVAFATILLVAGYLVSSRWLKVD